In one window of Ovis aries strain OAR_USU_Benz2616 breed Rambouillet chromosome 3, ARS-UI_Ramb_v3.0, whole genome shotgun sequence DNA:
- the CHADL gene encoding chondroadherin-like protein, which translates to MERMRGRRLFPVREEQLPALARGTGCGPGASQLPLPLPAQLTQRLDLQGNVLQEIPPAAFRDLPHLTHLDLRHCQVGLVAEGAFRGLGRLLLLNLASNRLRALPQEALDGLGSLQRLELAGNMLEELRPGTFGALGAVTTLNLAHNALVYLPAMAFQGLVRARWLQLSHNALSVLAPEALAGLPALRRLSLHHNELQALPGAALSQARGLACLELGHNPFTYMGEEDELALPGLRELRLDHGALQALDARAFARCPRLHTLDLRGNQLDALPPLQGLGQLRRLRLQGNPLWCGCRARPLLEWLARARVRSDGACWGPRRLRGEALDALRPSDLRCPGPGAEEEEAEELKATRPRAPDGAPGEEAGAAGPCPRSCVCVPESRHSSCEGRGLQAVPRGFPNDTQLLDLRRNRFPVVPQAAFPGLGRLVSLHLQHCGLTELEAGALAGLDSLVYLYLSDNRLSGLSAAALEGAPRLGYLYLERNRFVRVPGAALLALPSLFSLHLQDNALDHLAPGDLAGGRALRWLYLSGNRLTRVSPGALGPARELEQLHLDRNRLGEVPTEALEGLPALLELQLSGNPLRALRDGAFRPVGRSLQHLFLNSSGLEQISPGAFSGLGPRLRSLHLQKNQLRTLPALPGLSELELVDLSGNPFHCDCQLLPLHRWLAGLNLRVGATCATPPNARGQRVKAAAAVFEACPGRAARKAKRTPAPRPGTRGNPVKGRQQKANKEYKGLEGHGP; encoded by the exons ATGGAGAGAATGAGGGGGAGGAGACTGTTCCCGGTGAGGGAAGAGCAGCTGCCAGCATTAGCAAGGGGCACAGGCTGTGGTCCAGGTGCCTCTCagcttcccctccctctccctgctcAGCTGACCCAGCGTCTGGACCTGCAGGGCAACGTGCTGCAGGAGATCCCCCCGGCTGCCTTCCGGGACCTGCCTCACCTGACGCACCTGGACCTGCGGCACTGCCAGGTGGGGCTGGTGGCCGAGGGCGCCTTCCGAGGCCTGGGCCGCCTGCTCCTCCTCAACCTGGCCTCCAACCGCCTGCGCGCGCTGCCCCAGGAGGCGCTGGACGGGCTAGGCTCGCTGCAGCGGCTGGAGCTGGCGGGGAACATGCTGGAGGAGCTGCGGCCAGGAACGTTTGGGGCGCTGGGCGCAGTGACCACGCTGAACCTGGCCCACAACGCCCTGGTCTACCTGCCTGCCATGGCCTTCCAGGGGCTGGTGCGCGCCCGCTGGCTGCAGCTGTCGCACAACGCGCTCAGCGTGCTGGCCCCCGAGGCTCTGGCGGGCCTGCCTGCCCTGCGCCGGCTCAGCCTGCACCACAACGAGCTGCAGGCCCTGCCCGGGGCCGCCTTGTCCCAGGCCCGCGGCCTGGCCTGCCTCGAGCTGGGCCACAACCCCTTCACCTACATGGGCGAGGAGGATGAGCTGGCGCTCCCCGGCCTGCGGGAGCTGAGGCTGGACCACGGGGCCCTGCAGGCCCTGGATGCCCGGGCCTTCGCCCGCTGCCCCCGCTTGCATACCCTGGATCTCCGCGGGAACCAGCTGGACGCCCTGCCGCCGCTGCAGGGCCTGGGGCAGCTGCGCCGGCTGCGGCTGCAGGGAAATCCGCTCTGGTGCGGCTGCCGGGCCCGGCCGCTGCTGGAGTGGCTGGCGCGGGCGCGGGTGCGCTCGGACGGCGCGTGCTGGGGGCCGCGGCGCCTGCGCGGGGAGGCCCTGGACGCCCTGCGGCCCTCGGACCTGCGCTGCCCCGGGCCCggggcggaggaggaggaggccgaaGAGCTGAAGGCCACGCGGCCCCGCGCCCCTGACGGCGCCCCTGGGGAGGAGGCCGGGGCGGCCGGGCCCTGCCCGCGCTCCTGCGTGTGCGTCCCGGAGTCGCGGCACAGCAGCTGTGAGGGCCGGGGCCTGCAGGCAGTGCCCCGCGGCTTCCCCAACGACACCCAGCTCCTGGACCTCAGGCGGAACCGCTTCCCCGTGGTGCCCCAGGCGGCCTTCCCGGGCCTGGGCCGCCTCGTGTCGCTGCACCTGCAGCACTGCGGCCTCACGGAGCTGGAGGCGGGCGCCCTGGCGGGGCTGGACAGCCTCGTCTACCTCTACCTGTCGGACAACCGGCTGTCCGGCCTCAGCGCTGCCGCTCTCGAGGGCGCCCCCCGCCTGGGCTACCTGTACCTGGAGCGGAACCGCTTTGTGCGGGTGCCAGGGGCCGCCCTGCTCGCTCTGCCCAGCCTCTTCTCCCTGCACCTGCAGGACAACGCCCTGGACCACCTGGCGCCCGGTGACCTGGCAGGTGGGCGGGCCCTGCGCTGGCTCTACCTGAGTGGAAACCGCCTCACCCGAGTGTCCCCTGGGGCGCTGGGCCCCGCTCGGGAGCTGGAGCAGTTGCACCTGGACAGGAACCGGCTGGGCGAGGTGCCCACTGAGGCCCTGGAGGGGCTGCCGGCCCTCCTGGAGCTGCAGCTCTCTGGGAACCCGCTCCGGGCCCTACGAGATGGCGCCTTCCGGCCCGTGGGCCGTTCACTGCAGCACCTCTTCCTGAACAGCAGTGGCCTGGAGCAG ATTTCTCCTGGGGCCTTCTCGGGCCTGGGGCCCCGGCTCCGGAGCCTACACCTGCAGAAGAACCAGCTGCGGACGCTGCCCGCCCTGCCCGGTCTCAGTGAGCTGGAGCTCGTTGACCTCagcggcaacccattccactgtgACTGCCAGCTGCTTCCGCTTCACAG GTGGCTGGCTGGGCTGAACTTGCGCGTGGGGGCCACCTGTGCCACCCCTCCCAATGCCCGTGGCCAGAGGGTGAAGGCCGCAGCTGCTGTCTTTGAAGCCTGCCCAGGCCGGGCTGCCAGGAAAGCCAAGCGGACACCGGCCCCCAGGCCTGGCACCCGGGGGAACCCCGTGAAGGGAAGACAGCAGAAAGCGAACAAG